The Blattabacterium cuenoti genome includes the window GTGAAAAAAGTGGAGAAAAACTTTATGAACAACATCCAGTAGAAGCAGATGTTGTTATTGGAGTTCCAGATTCTGGAGTTCCAGCTTCTATTGGATATTCTAAAGCTTCTGGAATCCCTTTCAAACCAATTTTAGTAAAAAATAAATATATTGGAAGATCTTTTATTCTCCCTAAACAGGAAATGCGTGAAAAAATGGTAAACTTAAAATTAAATCCTATATTAGATGAAATAAAAGGAAAACGGATTGTGATTATTGATGATTCTATAGTTCGTGGAACTACTAGTCGTAGATTAGTTTACATATTAAGAAAAGCAGGAGCTAAAGAAATTCATTTTAGAAGCGCTTCTCCTCCTATTATAGGACCATGTTATTTAGGAGTAAATACTCCTAGTAAAAAAGATCTCATCTCATACAATTATATTAATAAAAAAAATATAGAAAAAATTTTAAATGTAGATAGTTTAGAATTTTTAAGCATGAATAACTTGATAGATATTCTTGGAAGTATTCATTATTGTTTTGGTTGTTTTACCGGAAATTATCCAGTTCAAAAAAACTAATTTTATATAAACGTGAAAAAAAGCAACAAAACTATATGCAACATTAATAAGATTATAGAAAATACTTATAACAATAGGGTAATGAGTACGCTAGATCATTTTTCTAGTTTTTATAGAATATATGAATGTGGATATCAGGAACCTATTTTAGTATCTGGAGTTGATGGAGTAGGAACGAAATTACGTTTGGCAATTGACTGCAAAAAATATAGTGTGATTGGAGAAGATTGTTTTGCGATGTGTGCAAATGATGTTTTATGTCATGGAGCTCGTCCTTTATTTTTTTTAGATTATTTAGCTTGTGGAAAACTAGATTTTTTTATTGTAGAAAAAATTTTACAAGGAATAGCTATTTCTTGTAAAAAAACCAACACCTGTTTGATTGGAGGGGAGACTGCAGAAATGCCTGGAATTTATAAAAAATATGATTATGATATAGCTGGTTTTTGTGTTGGAATTGTAGAAAAGAATCATATAGTAGATGGTAAAAAATTAATTCAAGAAAAAGATATTTTGATAGGACTTCCTTCATCAGGTGTCCATAGTAATGGTTTTTCTATAATTAGAAATATTTTTTCTACAGAAGATTTTATGAATTTTTTTCAAGAGAAACCGTTTTATGAAACGCTTTTAATTCCAACTAGAATTTATCATTATCCTATTCATGCTTTATTAAAAGAATTTTTTATCCATGGATTGGCTCATATTACTGGAGGAGGAATATCAGATAATCTATATAGAATTCTTCCAGAAAATTTATCAGCTGTAGTGGAAAAAAAAAAAATTCCGATTCAACCTGTTTTCAATTATATTCAAAAAAAAGGAAATCTATCAGAACATAAAATGTGGAATACTTTTAATATGGGAGTAGGAATGATTATTGTTTGTTCTTTTCAAGAACAAGATTTGATTTTAAATCGACTTCATTTGTTAGGAGAAAAACCCTTTATTATGGGTCATATTGTAAAAAAAAATAAAGAAGTATTTTTGAAATAAAAATATTTTCATGAAAAAAATAGCGATTTTTGTTTCTGGAAAGGGAACCAATATGAAACATATTTTCCAAGCAATTAAAAACGGAAAAATTTATCATTCAATGGTCAATTTAGTGATTTCTGATAGATGGTGTAAAGCAATTCAATCTGCATTGAAAGAAAATATTTCAGTATTTTCTTTAATAAAAACTAAAAAAAAATTTCTTTCTAAAGAAATAGATAATATACTTGTAAGATACATTCCGGATATTATAGTTCTTTCAGGTTTTCTTTCTATACTTGATGCAGAGTTTTGTGAAAAATGGTTTAATAAAGTTAT containing:
- the purM gene encoding phosphoribosylformylglycinamidine cyclo-ligase, whose protein sequence is MKKSNKTICNINKIIENTYNNRVMSTLDHFSSFYRIYECGYQEPILVSGVDGVGTKLRLAIDCKKYSVIGEDCFAMCANDVLCHGARPLFFLDYLACGKLDFFIVEKILQGIAISCKKTNTCLIGGETAEMPGIYKKYDYDIAGFCVGIVEKNHIVDGKKLIQEKDILIGLPSSGVHSNGFSIIRNIFSTEDFMNFFQEKPFYETLLIPTRIYHYPIHALLKEFFIHGLAHITGGGISDNLYRILPENLSAVVEKKKIPIQPVFNYIQKKGNLSEHKMWNTFNMGVGMIIVCSFQEQDLILNRLHLLGEKPFIMGHIVKKNKEVFLK
- a CDS encoding formyltransferase family protein, with product MKKIAIFVSGKGTNMKHIFQAIKNGKIYHSMVNLVISDRWCKAIQSALKENISVFSLIKTKKKFLSKEIDNILVRYIPDIIVLSGFLSILDAEFCEKWFNKVINIHPSLLPKYGGKGMYGIKVHQKVIKNKEKISGATVHYVTKDVDLGEIILKKTCIIDSGDTPISLSKKVSIIEKEILIQSINKLL